From the Theobroma cacao cultivar B97-61/B2 chromosome 2, Criollo_cocoa_genome_V2, whole genome shotgun sequence genome, one window contains:
- the LOC18608830 gene encoding glycine--tRNA ligase, mitochondrial 1, translating to MRFLFALISSSVSFGLNSSSRLTLRHLHALSSKSQRSTLTTFFNWQPPMATAEESLRRALAEKQSAVEAQGNAVRALKAAKASKPEIDAAIEALNSLKLEKSSIEKQLQAAVSGNDGDASLSREAFRQAAVNTLERRLFYIPSFKIYRGVAGLYDYGPPGCAVKSNVLAFWRQHFVLEENMLEVDCPCVTPEVVLKASGHVDKFTDLMVKDEKTGTCYRADHLLKDFCNEKLQKDLSISAEKAAELKHVLATLDDLSAEELGAKIKEYGITAPDTKNPLSDPFPFNLMFQTSIGPSGLSPGYMRPETAQGIFVNFKDLYYYNGNKLPFAAAQIGQAFRNEISPRQGLLRVREFTLAEIEHFVDPEDKSHPKYSEVVNLEFLMFTREEQMSGQSAKRTRLGDAVSKGIVNNETLGYFIGRVYLFLTCLGIDKDRLRFRQHLANEMAHYAADCWDAEIECSYGWIECVGIADRSAYDLRAHSEKSGVPLVAAEKFLEPREVEKLVIAPVKKELGLAFKGNQKKVVEALEAMNEKEALEMKAALESKGEVEFYVCTLGKNVPIKKNMVSISKEIKKEHQRVFTPSVIEPSFGIGRIIYCLFEHSFYTRPSKAGDEQLNVFRFPPLVAPIKCTVFPLVQNQQYEDVAKVISKSLTAAGISHKIDITGTSIGKRYARTDELGVPFAITVDSTKDVTIRERDSKLQVRVDVEEAASVVKSVTDGQRTWEDVWANYAHHTSGSADD from the exons ATGCGCTTTCTCTTCGCTCTCATTTCCTCATCTGTTTCCTTTGGTCTCAATTCCTCCTCCCGATTAACATTACGCCACTTACACGCCCTCTCCAGCAAATCCCAGCGATCAACCCTAACCACCTTTTTTAATTGGCAACCACCAATGGCCACAGCCGAGGAATCGCTCCGCAGAGCACTAGCCGAGAAGCAATCGGCTGTTGAAGCGCAGGGCAACGCGGTGAGAGCTCTGAAAGCCGCCAAGGCCTCTAAGCCTGAAATCGACGCTGCAATCGAAGCCTTGAACAGCTTGAAGTTGGAGAAATCGTCGATAGAGAAGCAGCTGCAGGCTGCTGTTAGTGGTAACGATGGGGATGCCTCCCTTAGCAGGGAAGCTTTCCGTCAAGCCGCTGTGAATACTTTAGAACGGCGTTTGTTTTACATCCCGTCTTTCAAGATTTATCGGGGTGTTGCTGGGCTTTATGACTATGGACCGCCCGGTTGCGCCGTTAAATCTAACGTTCTTGCTTTCTGGCGTCAG CACTTTGTCCTTGAGGAGAACATGTTGGAGGTTGACTGCCCCTGTGTGACACCAGAGGTTGTCCTAAAGGCATCTGGTCATGTGGATAAATTTACTGACCTTATGGTTAAGGATGAAAAAACTGGGACCTGCTATCGGGCTGATCACTTGCTTAAGGATTTCTGCAACGAGAAGCTTCAGAAAGACCTCAGCATTAGTGCAGAGAAGGCTGCTGAGCTTAAACATGTCCTTGCTACTTTGGATGACCTGTCAGCTGAAGAGCTAGGTGCAAAGATCAAGGAGTATGGTATTACTGCTCCAGACACAAAAAATCCGCTCTCGGATCCTTTTCCATTCAACTTAATGTTCCAAACATCAATTGGTCCATCTGGTTTGAGCCCTGG GTATATGCGTCCTGAAACAGCACAAGGAATATTTGTGAATTTTAAAGACTTGTACTATTACAATGGGAACAAGCTTCCCTTTGCTGCAGCCCAAATCGGTCAGGCTTTCCGAAATGAG ATATCCCCACGCCAAGGGCTTCTGAGGGTTCGAGAATTTACTCTAGCAGAGATTGAGCACTTTGTCGATCCTGAAGACAAATCTCATCCAAAATACTCTGAAGTTGTGAACTTGGAGTTTCTGATGTTCACAAGGGAAGAGCAAATGTCTGGGCAATCTGCAAAGAGAACACGTCTTGGTGATGCAGTTTCAAAG GGAATTGTCAACAATGAAACCCTTGGCTACTTTATTGGTAGAGTTTATCTCTTCCTAACTTGCCTTGGTATAGACAAAGACCGTTTACGGTTCCGGCAGCATCTTGCAAATGAAATGGCACATTATGCTGCAGACTGTTGGGATGCTGAGATTGAGTGTTCATATGGTTGGATTGAATGTGTTGGTATTGCAGATAGGTCTGCTTATGACTTGCGTGCTCATTCA GAGAAAAGTGGTGTCCCACTGGTGGCTGCTGAGAAATTTTTAGAACCTAGAGAAGTGGAG AAACTGGTTATAGCTCCTGTGAAGAAAGAACTCGGCCTTGCATTCAAGGGGAACCAAAAGAAGGTGGTTGAAGCTTTAGAG gcaatgaatgaaaaagaggCTTTGGAAATGAAGGCTGCTTTGGAATCCAAAGGGGAGGTGGAATTCTATGTCTGCACTCTTGGGAAAAATGTGCCCATTAAAAAGAACATGGTCTCTATTTCAAAGGAGATAAAGAAAGAACACCAGAGAGTTTTTACGCCATCTGTGATTGAACCATCCTTTGGAATTGGACGGATAATTTATTGCCTTTTTGAGCACTCTTTCTACACGAGGCCAAGTAAAGCTGGGGATGAGCAGTTGAATGTGTTTCGGTTTCCTCCTCTTGTGGCACCTATCAAATGTACTGTATTTCCACTTGTTCAAAATCAACAATATGAGGATGTTGCCAAAGTCATTTCAAAGTCATTGACAGCTGCTGGAATCTCGCATAAGATAGATATCACAG GTACCTCAATAGGAAAACGGTATGCAAGAACAGATGAACTTGGTGTACCATTTGCCATAACTGTTGATTCAACAAAAGATGTGACAATCCGGGAGAGAGACAGCAAGCTTCAAGTCCGTGTTGATGTAGAAGAGGCAGCATCTGTTGTTAAGTCTGTAACTGATGGACAGAGAACATGGGAGGATGTGTGGGCAAATTACGCCCATCACACATCTGGCTCAGCAGATGATTGA